In Methylomonas sp. ZR1, one DNA window encodes the following:
- a CDS encoding cytochrome c translates to MAPDTKPRGGRHHWRRRSPWLAVSTFALLASAKTVLAEQGDELSLQRIGNGNPVVGKQKSADERCQECHGEDGNSGDVRIPSHAGQYAGYLVKQLSDFKSGARNHEIMNVMAADLTQEDMADIAAYFASQKVMRGERIADNPLAKNLFVNGDAARDLPACASCHGENGKGKIADNVIYPVIVGQRRVYLRSQLTNWKLGERKNSPEAVMNKIAKSLNDDELNALVEYLSGL, encoded by the coding sequence GTGGCGCCCGACACCAAACCCCGTGGAGGAAGGCATCATTGGCGCCGCCGCAGCCCGTGGCTGGCCGTTAGTACCTTTGCCTTATTGGCCTCGGCGAAAACCGTATTAGCGGAGCAGGGCGATGAACTTTCTTTGCAACGCATCGGCAACGGCAACCCGGTCGTGGGTAAACAAAAGTCGGCTGACGAACGTTGCCAGGAGTGTCATGGCGAGGACGGCAACAGCGGCGATGTCAGAATTCCCAGCCACGCCGGTCAATACGCCGGCTATCTGGTTAAACAGCTCAGCGATTTTAAATCCGGCGCTCGCAATCACGAAATCATGAATGTGATGGCCGCCGATCTGACACAAGAAGACATGGCCGACATCGCCGCATATTTTGCCAGCCAAAAAGTCATGCGAGGCGAGCGGATCGCCGACAATCCGCTCGCTAAAAATTTGTTTGTAAACGGCGATGCGGCGCGGGATTTGCCTGCTTGTGCCAGTTGTCACGGTGAGAACGGCAAAGGCAAGATTGCGGATAACGTCATTTATCCGGTGATTGTCGGACAACGCCGGGTTTATCTGCGCAGTCAATTGACCAATTGGAAACTGGGCGAGCGCAAGAACAGTCCGGAAGCGGTGATGAACAAAATTGCCAAGTCCCTGAACGACGATGAGCTGAATGCCTTAGTGGAATACCTGTCGGGCTTGTAG
- a CDS encoding peroxiredoxin, whose translation MMKNLFLKSLLPAVFALPVMAALPEGHPAPDFQAQASLAGKAFNYTLEDALKNGPVVVYFYPSAYTGGCNLQAHSFAVNHEKFAAAGASIVGVSLDSIERLNDFSADPNYCASKFPVASDADGKISGNYDIAVKAAAPGKTDSRGVEINHGFAERTTFVITPNGKIAATLGGLKPEENVAKALEVVEKLAADRPKAN comes from the coding sequence ATGATGAAAAACTTATTTTTGAAAAGCCTGCTGCCTGCCGTCTTTGCTTTGCCGGTGATGGCCGCGCTGCCGGAAGGCCATCCAGCCCCGGATTTTCAAGCGCAAGCTTCCCTGGCCGGCAAGGCTTTTAATTACACGCTTGAGGATGCTTTGAAAAACGGTCCGGTTGTCGTGTATTTCTATCCGTCCGCTTATACCGGCGGCTGCAATTTGCAGGCGCATAGCTTTGCGGTCAATCACGAAAAATTTGCCGCCGCCGGTGCCAGTATCGTCGGGGTATCGCTGGACAGCATCGAGCGCCTGAACGACTTTTCCGCCGATCCTAATTACTGCGCCAGCAAGTTTCCGGTGGCATCCGATGCCGACGGCAAAATCTCCGGCAATTACGATATTGCCGTGAAAGCCGCCGCGCCGGGTAAAACCGATAGTAGGGGCGTGGAAATCAACCACGGCTTTGCGGAGCGCACCACCTTCGTGATCACGCCGAACGGCAAAATCGCTGCGACCTTGGGCGGCTTGAAGCCGGAAGAAAATGTCGCCAAAGCACTGGAAGTCGTGGAAAAGCTCGCCGCTGATCGACCGAAGGCGAACTAG
- a CDS encoding DUF1501 domain-containing protein has translation MNNKSRRDFLIKTGYGLGGLAVSGFLPGGGVIATALADDPALQALAGANPLAPKAPHFAPKAKTVIWLHMSGAPSTLDLYDYKPQLVKQAGTGIPASFLQGIKTSTQGGITKLIATKRDWKQHGQSGAWFSDWLPNLAEHADDLAFIKSSVTVGATHDISIMKLNTGGLNPGRPTLGAWVQYALGSANPNLPAYVVLYNDKREPRGGVTNWESGFLPAVYQGTPFRPGNSPILHLNNPEYLANAEKRHALDLLKQINQQHAANYPTDSELQARTESYELAYRMQETAPEAVDFSKESDATKALYGLNDEITRPYGELLLRARRLTERGVRFVQVVSGPTDIKGDSRDWDAHQNIEDNHSKHSKIIDKPIAGLLKDLKAKGLLDETLVVWTSEFGRTPWSESGDGRDHNPWGYTQWMAGGGVKAGYTHGGTDELGVQAIKGTEVDTYDLHATVLNQLGLDHLKLIYKYQGRSERPTVVYGKVIKELIA, from the coding sequence ATGAACAACAAATCACGTCGCGATTTTTTAATAAAAACCGGCTATGGCTTAGGTGGCTTGGCCGTCAGCGGCTTTCTGCCCGGTGGTGGCGTCATTGCCACTGCTCTGGCGGACGACCCAGCCCTGCAAGCCTTGGCCGGCGCCAATCCTTTAGCGCCGAAAGCGCCGCATTTTGCGCCTAAAGCCAAAACCGTCATCTGGCTGCACATGTCCGGTGCCCCCAGCACGCTGGATTTGTACGACTACAAACCGCAGTTGGTCAAACAAGCCGGTACCGGTATTCCCGCTTCGTTTTTGCAAGGCATCAAAACCAGTACTCAAGGCGGTATCACTAAATTGATCGCCACCAAACGCGACTGGAAACAGCACGGTCAAAGCGGCGCCTGGTTTTCTGACTGGCTGCCCAATCTGGCGGAACATGCCGACGACCTGGCATTTATTAAATCCAGTGTGACTGTTGGTGCGACCCACGATATTTCCATCATGAAGTTGAACACCGGCGGCTTGAACCCCGGCCGGCCAACACTGGGCGCTTGGGTGCAATATGCTTTGGGTTCGGCGAACCCGAATCTGCCGGCCTACGTGGTGTTGTATAACGACAAACGCGAACCGCGCGGCGGTGTGACCAACTGGGAATCCGGCTTTTTACCCGCGGTTTATCAAGGTACGCCGTTCCGTCCCGGTAATTCGCCGATTCTGCATTTGAACAACCCGGAATATCTGGCTAACGCGGAAAAACGCCATGCGCTGGACTTGTTGAAACAGATTAATCAACAACATGCGGCCAACTATCCAACCGATAGCGAACTGCAAGCCCGCACCGAATCTTACGAGCTGGCTTACCGCATGCAGGAAACCGCACCGGAAGCGGTTGACTTTAGTAAGGAATCCGACGCGACTAAAGCGCTGTATGGCTTGAACGATGAAATCACCCGCCCATACGGCGAGTTGTTGTTGCGTGCCAGACGCTTGACCGAACGCGGTGTGCGTTTCGTGCAAGTCGTATCCGGCCCGACCGACATCAAAGGCGACAGCCGCGATTGGGACGCGCACCAAAACATCGAAGACAACCACAGCAAGCATTCAAAAATTATCGACAAACCGATCGCCGGCTTGTTGAAAGATTTGAAAGCCAAAGGTTTGCTGGATGAAACCCTGGTGGTCTGGACTTCCGAGTTTGGTCGTACCCCTTGGAGCGAATCCGGCGACGGCCGCGACCACAATCCTTGGGGCTATACCCAATGGATGGCAGGCGGCGGCGTCAAAGCCGGTTATACCCATGGCGGCACCGACGAGCTGGGCGTACAAGCTATCAAAGGTACCGAAGTCGATACCTACGACTTGCACGCCACGGTGTTGAACCAGTTGGGTCTGGATCACTTGAAGCTGATTTACAAGTATCAAGGCCGTTCGGAACGTCCAACCGTGGTGTACGGCAAAGTGATCAAGGAACTGATTGCTTAA
- a CDS encoding DUF1549 and DUF1553 domain-containing protein encodes MKIKLYCAVVWGLALALSDAAQAAEEKPATEAAAPAGQSKSKLWSYQPVKAPAVPEVQQKDWVRTPIDAFVLAPLEAKGIKPSQDTDRASFIRRATLDVWGVIPTPEEVDSFVNDKSPDAYEKLADRLLASPKYGERQGRKWLDLARYADSTGFQNDNDRLNMWRYRDYVINSFNQDKPYSRFIQEQLAGDELWPGDEQALVATGFMAQFPDNSNSRDLVQRKYQITTDITDTVGKVVLGQTVECARCHNHKFDKISQKDYFSLQSFFANIAPVDNIPAKKGEVEKAYEQQYAKWEEATKEIRAKKKAIIDTHREEALKYHKERYLTDSREAIFKPKEQWNARDRWVNHRLANVTDEGSLESYFREKGESTDAKTRDPKIAEQWAELEKLDKELKKFNDLKPTTSSNTISAMTELGHPDAPPSYVFAVGDHEKPLEEVQPAFPEAITDEKPDIKPLPFSSGRRSALAKWITSPTNPLTARVFTNRIWDQYFGKGIVTTVSDFGKAGQKPTHPELLDYLASKFVNDGWSVKKLHREILLSSVYRQSSDYREDVAKADGENQWLAVFPRQRLEAEQVRDSLLAAAGKLEEKVGGPSVYPPLPKAINTASGNFQGDPAWKTSKDVHDQNRRSLYIFTRRSIPYPILDSFNMASPQEAHSKREVTTTPLQALTLYNSELIFDWSKSLAGRVINEAGEDEEDRISRLYQILFARQPKDDEKESLQAFLNEQEAIIRAKAADGKFEVNVPAGVKDKPLGDPVRAAAFVDLVHVVANSNEFIYRF; translated from the coding sequence ATGAAAATAAAACTATATTGCGCGGTGGTCTGGGGGCTGGCACTTGCGCTCTCCGACGCTGCTCAGGCCGCCGAAGAAAAACCGGCCACCGAAGCCGCTGCTCCAGCCGGACAGTCCAAATCCAAACTCTGGTCATATCAACCGGTTAAGGCGCCTGCCGTGCCTGAGGTACAGCAGAAAGATTGGGTCAGAACCCCTATTGATGCGTTTGTGTTGGCACCGCTGGAAGCGAAAGGTATCAAGCCCTCACAGGATACCGACCGGGCGTCGTTCATCCGCCGGGCTACGCTGGATGTGTGGGGTGTCATTCCCACCCCGGAAGAAGTCGATTCGTTTGTTAATGATAAATCGCCTGATGCCTACGAAAAATTGGCGGACCGTTTGTTGGCTTCGCCGAAATACGGCGAGCGCCAAGGGCGTAAATGGCTGGATTTGGCGCGTTATGCCGACAGTACCGGTTTTCAAAACGATAACGACCGCTTGAACATGTGGCGTTACCGCGATTACGTGATCAATTCATTTAATCAGGACAAGCCATACAGCAGATTTATTCAGGAACAATTGGCCGGCGACGAATTGTGGCCGGGCGACGAACAAGCCTTGGTGGCCACCGGCTTCATGGCGCAATTCCCGGACAACAGCAACTCCCGCGACTTGGTGCAACGCAAATACCAAATCACCACGGATATTACCGATACCGTGGGCAAGGTAGTGCTGGGTCAAACCGTGGAGTGCGCGCGGTGCCATAACCACAAGTTCGACAAGATCAGTCAGAAAGATTATTTCTCGCTACAGTCGTTCTTTGCCAACATCGCGCCGGTAGACAATATCCCTGCGAAGAAAGGTGAGGTGGAAAAAGCCTACGAACAACAGTACGCCAAATGGGAAGAGGCGACTAAAGAGATTCGCGCTAAGAAAAAAGCCATTATCGATACGCATAGGGAAGAGGCACTTAAATATCACAAGGAACGTTATTTGACCGACTCGCGGGAAGCGATCTTCAAGCCTAAAGAGCAATGGAACGCTCGCGACCGTTGGGTTAACCATCGTTTGGCTAATGTGACCGACGAAGGCAGTTTGGAATCGTATTTCCGGGAAAAAGGCGAAAGTACCGATGCTAAAACGCGCGATCCAAAGATTGCCGAGCAATGGGCCGAGTTGGAAAAACTGGATAAAGAACTTAAAAAATTCAACGATCTGAAACCTACCACGTCTTCCAATACCATTTCGGCGATGACCGAACTGGGCCATCCGGATGCGCCGCCTAGCTATGTGTTTGCGGTGGGCGATCACGAAAAACCATTGGAAGAAGTGCAACCGGCTTTCCCGGAAGCGATTACCGACGAAAAACCGGACATCAAACCGTTGCCGTTTTCATCCGGTCGCCGTTCAGCGCTGGCTAAATGGATTACCAGCCCGACCAATCCTTTGACCGCTCGGGTATTTACCAACCGGATTTGGGATCAATATTTCGGTAAAGGTATCGTGACCACCGTCAGCGATTTCGGTAAAGCCGGTCAAAAACCGACGCATCCCGAGTTGCTGGATTACCTGGCCTCTAAATTCGTCAACGACGGCTGGAGCGTGAAAAAACTGCACCGCGAGATACTGTTGTCCAGCGTTTATCGCCAATCCTCGGATTACCGCGAAGATGTGGCCAAAGCCGACGGCGAAAACCAATGGCTGGCAGTGTTTCCGCGCCAACGTTTGGAAGCGGAGCAGGTCAGGGATTCCTTGTTAGCCGCTGCTGGCAAATTGGAAGAAAAAGTAGGTGGACCTAGCGTGTACCCGCCGTTGCCCAAAGCGATTAACACCGCCAGCGGTAACTTCCAAGGCGATCCGGCCTGGAAAACCTCCAAGGATGTGCACGATCAGAACCGTCGCAGTTTGTACATCTTTACCCGGCGCAGTATTCCGTATCCGATCCTGGACTCCTTCAACATGGCGTCGCCGCAGGAAGCGCACAGCAAACGCGAGGTTACCACCACGCCGTTGCAAGCCCTGACTCTGTACAACAGCGAGCTGATATTCGACTGGTCTAAATCCTTGGCTGGTCGGGTGATCAACGAAGCGGGTGAAGACGAAGAAGATCGCATCAGCAGACTGTATCAAATCTTGTTTGCACGGCAACCGAAGGACGATGAGAAAGAGTCGTTGCAGGCCTTCTTGAATGAACAGGAAGCCATCATTCGCGCTAAGGCGGCGGATGGCAAATTTGAAGTGAACGTACCGGCCGGCGTTAAGGACAAGCCGCTGGGTGACCCTGTGAGAGCCGCTGCATTCGTGGATTTGGTCCACGTGGTAGCCAACTCCAACGAGTTCATCTACCGGTTTTAA
- a CDS encoding rhodanese-like domain-containing protein translates to MKNTTTAALLALILAAPVAFAADADAGKKTEAPAARPYTYKTPKLNRAEIDALLAKPEQVLFIDVRRPDEISKIGTFPVYLNVQIDELDKALPFIPKERSIVTVSNHAGRAGKSADLLAEKGFKVVGAIGSQNYEEEGGKITKIVPPAPKPEEHAKEQEHRKGHKHKG, encoded by the coding sequence ATGAAAAACACGACCACAGCGGCTCTTTTGGCTCTGATCTTGGCGGCTCCGGTAGCGTTTGCCGCTGACGCGGACGCCGGTAAAAAAACCGAGGCGCCGGCCGCGCGGCCTTATACCTATAAAACCCCAAAATTGAATCGCGCGGAAATCGATGCCTTACTCGCCAAGCCTGAGCAAGTATTGTTTATCGATGTACGCCGTCCTGATGAGATCAGCAAGATCGGTACCTTTCCCGTCTATTTGAACGTACAGATCGATGAACTGGATAAGGCTTTGCCGTTTATCCCTAAAGAACGCTCCATAGTCACCGTGTCCAATCACGCCGGCCGTGCCGGTAAGTCTGCCGATTTGCTGGCTGAAAAGGGTTTCAAAGTAGTAGGCGCGATAGGTTCGCAAAACTATGAAGAAGAGGGCGGCAAGATTACCAAAATCGTCCCGCCTGCGCCTAAGCCCGAAGAGCATGCCAAAGAGCAAGAGCACAGAAAAGGCCATAAGCATAAAGGTTAA
- a CDS encoding SMP-30/gluconolactonase/LRE family protein encodes MLSKHFYLLGFSALIYAAAASADDPVTPAIPGVAAGGVVAELIKDGFNGTEGPIGYSDGSLLFTETQANKIIRIGTDDKVSTFLENSNGANGLALTPDGDIVAVQTVKTKVGVVYPANKKNTLAENYQGTAFQRPNDLVRASNGGIYFTDSGTRPSKDNPNPPPSHPGVFYISPGGELKQLATDIERPNGIQLSKDEKVLYVANTQGEHILAYDIAADGSIQNRRNFAKLEGWKKGEDGTWSSGADGIALDDEGRLYVASNAGVEIISAKGESLGVIPLPKKPQNLAFAGVDKKTLYVVGRGAAYKIPLLSAGISSRPK; translated from the coding sequence ATGTTATCTAAACACTTCTATTTACTGGGATTTAGCGCGTTGATTTATGCGGCGGCGGCCAGCGCCGACGACCCGGTTACCCCGGCAATTCCCGGCGTCGCCGCCGGCGGTGTGGTAGCCGAGCTGATCAAAGACGGCTTTAACGGGACCGAGGGACCTATTGGTTATAGTGACGGCAGTTTATTGTTCACCGAAACCCAAGCCAACAAAATCATACGGATCGGCACGGACGATAAAGTCTCGACGTTTCTGGAAAATTCCAACGGCGCCAACGGCCTGGCGTTAACGCCCGACGGTGACATCGTCGCGGTACAAACCGTCAAAACCAAGGTCGGCGTAGTCTATCCGGCCAACAAGAAAAATACCTTGGCCGAAAACTATCAAGGCACCGCATTTCAACGTCCTAACGATTTAGTGCGCGCCAGCAATGGCGGTATCTACTTTACCGATAGCGGCACCCGGCCGAGCAAGGACAATCCCAATCCGCCGCCGTCGCATCCCGGCGTGTTTTATATTTCACCCGGCGGCGAGCTTAAACAATTGGCGACCGACATTGAACGGCCCAACGGTATTCAATTAAGCAAGGACGAAAAAGTCTTGTACGTCGCCAATACCCAAGGCGAACACATCCTGGCTTACGATATTGCTGCGGACGGTTCGATTCAGAATCGGCGCAATTTCGCCAAACTGGAGGGTTGGAAAAAAGGCGAAGACGGCACGTGGTCCAGCGGTGCCGACGGTATTGCATTGGACGATGAAGGCCGGTTGTATGTTGCTTCCAACGCCGGTGTAGAAATCATCAGCGCTAAAGGTGAGAGCCTGGGCGTGATTCCATTACCCAAAAAGCCGCAGAACCTGGCCTTTGCGGGTGTGGACAAGAAAACCCTGTATGTCGTCGGTCGCGGCGCGGCTTACAAAATTCCGCTGCTCTCGGCAGGTATTAGCAGTCGGCCGAAATAG
- a CDS encoding TonB-dependent receptor, which produces MKENLIGSLSADNIESVKVPLHISNRRGLSVCVAMAIAGGSMLIASDATAQTAPVKKSAKKTGNKAVADTKVNDLQAQVERLSRELEASKRREQDLLKRGVAAAPAPAVNDPAAQASQEPDNVVAAAEPEPEEKADEPQNLSEVVVTSRRKEEKLQEVPIPVAVINRETLERDNVVSVQDFSRRAPNLGVTSANARQTSIALRGLGKNSGNESMEPSVGVMVDNVWRAWAGAAWANFADLDQVEVLRGPQGTLQGKNSNLGLLNITTKAPSFKNSYYVDGFAGDRDTLQGKFGATGTILPGLLAYRASGFIDKRDGFVKNLDVHRSEGDLGETNALGGRLQFLFTPSEDLSARVIVDKTASTQTMSVQPLIADPTRFDDGTLRTTTFSSRLARDWFNTLRTNGQPVTVIGDPRAMANNERRQSRGDGSGVSAEINWDVAGHRLTSISAYRDALFEPNHDGESSTADVERISGWTVKNEQWSQELRLASKDPGPIDYQFGVFAMRAIANTFNQRLFGVDAGAFHASNSQYALLNASPASRQLLAASMRDTMLTQNVVPATDSYAGYGQINWHVTDDATLTLGLRNTFERRENTGYSRNLGGVDLDALGASVGANAAQIAAAKAIRSNRLGPEWDAPRQGFDQNSQNWLINPSYKVNKDLMVYGSVAGGQKSGAAQFNFNTGATENVKPEDVMDYEFGFKSTLLDRKLVFNVNLYQTDIQSYQSQLVAADPLRAGQFLTQLGNIGGIQLRGIELETNWDITQGLNVFLNGSYNKAIYTDFANAPCPPEANNTGYCDQTGKTIPNAPAFTANYGIDYRAPLTFGYGNDYGLQWHAYLIDSFKSAANYNASLSRYGKQDAYHVTDGGIGLGTKNGKYNLDLVGRNIFDTIYFTNASNFSGTGAASASFGDARYYGVHFRAKF; this is translated from the coding sequence GTGAAGGAAAATTTAATTGGGAGTCTGTCGGCAGACAACATTGAATCGGTGAAAGTGCCGCTGCACATTAGCAATCGGCGCGGTTTGTCGGTATGTGTGGCAATGGCTATTGCGGGTGGTTCAATGCTGATTGCTAGCGATGCGACCGCCCAAACGGCGCCGGTTAAAAAAAGCGCGAAAAAGACCGGTAATAAAGCGGTTGCCGATACCAAAGTGAACGATTTACAAGCACAGGTTGAACGCTTGAGCCGGGAATTGGAAGCCTCAAAACGGCGTGAGCAGGATTTACTTAAAAGAGGCGTGGCGGCCGCGCCGGCGCCTGCTGTTAACGATCCGGCTGCGCAAGCCAGCCAGGAGCCGGACAATGTCGTAGCCGCCGCTGAGCCGGAGCCGGAAGAAAAGGCCGACGAGCCGCAAAACCTGTCGGAAGTGGTCGTAACGTCTCGGCGTAAGGAAGAGAAGTTGCAGGAGGTACCGATTCCGGTGGCGGTAATCAATCGGGAAACGCTGGAGAGGGATAACGTGGTGTCGGTACAAGATTTTTCCCGGCGTGCGCCTAACTTGGGTGTGACCTCGGCCAACGCCCGGCAAACCAGTATTGCTTTGCGGGGTTTGGGCAAAAACAGCGGTAACGAATCCATGGAGCCCAGTGTTGGCGTGATGGTGGATAACGTCTGGCGGGCATGGGCAGGGGCGGCGTGGGCCAACTTTGCCGATTTGGATCAAGTGGAAGTGTTGCGTGGTCCGCAAGGTACGCTGCAAGGTAAAAACAGCAACCTGGGTTTGCTGAACATTACCACTAAAGCGCCTTCATTCAAGAACAGTTATTACGTGGATGGCTTCGCGGGGGATAGGGATACCCTGCAAGGCAAATTCGGCGCTACCGGTACCATCTTGCCGGGTTTGTTGGCGTATCGCGCTTCCGGGTTTATCGATAAGCGCGACGGCTTTGTGAAAAATTTGGATGTGCATCGCAGTGAGGGGGATTTAGGCGAAACCAATGCGTTGGGTGGGCGTTTACAGTTTCTGTTTACGCCGAGCGAAGATTTGAGCGCGCGGGTGATTGTCGATAAAACTGCCTCGACTCAAACCATGAGCGTGCAACCCCTCATCGCCGATCCTACGCGCTTTGACGATGGCACCCTGCGAACCACGACCTTCAGTTCGCGGTTGGCCAGGGATTGGTTCAATACACTGCGAACCAATGGCCAACCGGTGACCGTGATTGGTGATCCCAGAGCGATGGCGAACAACGAAAGGCGCCAATCGCGCGGCGATGGTTCCGGGGTGTCGGCGGAAATCAACTGGGATGTGGCAGGACATCGGTTGACCTCGATTTCCGCTTATCGGGATGCGTTGTTTGAACCTAATCATGATGGCGAGTCAAGTACCGCAGACGTTGAACGGATTTCCGGTTGGACTGTTAAAAATGAGCAATGGTCGCAGGAGCTCAGATTGGCGTCTAAAGACCCTGGACCCATCGATTACCAGTTCGGGGTGTTTGCGATGCGTGCTATCGCCAATACCTTTAATCAACGCCTTTTTGGGGTGGATGCCGGCGCGTTCCATGCCAGCAATAGCCAGTACGCGCTGTTGAATGCCAGCCCGGCGTCCCGGCAATTATTGGCGGCGTCCATGCGCGATACCATGTTGACGCAAAACGTGGTGCCTGCCACCGATAGCTATGCCGGCTACGGTCAGATCAACTGGCATGTCACCGATGATGCGACCTTGACCTTAGGCTTGCGCAATACCTTTGAACGTCGGGAAAACACCGGTTATAGCCGGAATTTGGGCGGTGTGGATTTAGATGCTTTGGGTGCCTCCGTGGGTGCCAATGCCGCGCAGATTGCTGCGGCCAAGGCTATTCGCAGTAACCGTCTGGGTCCGGAATGGGATGCTCCGCGGCAAGGTTTCGATCAGAATTCGCAAAACTGGTTGATTAACCCCAGTTACAAAGTGAATAAAGATTTGATGGTCTACGGTTCAGTGGCCGGCGGTCAAAAATCCGGGGCGGCGCAGTTCAACTTTAACACTGGGGCTACGGAAAACGTCAAACCGGAAGACGTGATGGACTACGAATTTGGTTTCAAGAGCACTTTGCTGGATCGCAAGCTGGTATTCAACGTCAACTTGTACCAAACCGATATTCAAAGTTATCAATCGCAGCTGGTGGCGGCTGACCCATTGCGGGCCGGTCAATTCTTGACGCAACTGGGCAATATCGGCGGTATTCAATTACGCGGTATCGAATTGGAAACCAATTGGGATATTACCCAAGGTTTGAATGTGTTCCTGAACGGCTCGTATAACAAAGCCATTTACACCGACTTTGCCAACGCGCCTTGCCCACCAGAAGCGAATAACACCGGATATTGCGATCAAACCGGCAAAACCATCCCGAACGCGCCGGCGTTTACTGCTAACTACGGGATAGATTACCGGGCGCCTTTAACCTTTGGTTACGGTAACGACTACGGTTTGCAATGGCATGCGTATTTGATCGACAGCTTTAAATCCGCAGCTAACTATAACGCCAGTTTGTCGCGCTATGGCAAGCAGGACGCCTATCACGTCACCGATGGCGGGATTGGATTGGGTACTAAAAATGGCAAGTACAACCTGGACTTGGTGGGTAGAAACATTTTCGACACGATCTACTTTACCAATGCCAGTAACTTTTCCGGTACCGGCGCGGCGAGTGCTTCATTCGGCGATGCGCGTTACTACGGGGTGCACTTTAGAGCCAAGTTCTAA